In Bacteroidota bacterium, the genomic window GAATTCTGTAACAAGGTAGGCATGAATTACGTCAGCTGCTCACCATACCGCGTGCCGATAGCTCGTGTGGCCGCAGCGCAGGCTGTGATAAAACAGGGCGAACAGGCAAAAAAACAGAAAAAATAATCAAACCACCTCACCCCCCCCGTCCCCCTCTCCTGGAGGAGAGGAGGTGAAGGGGGTAAGGCCAATTAGTACATCATGAACAACACATCCCCCCTGAATTACCGTTTACAAGCGGCTGATGAAGCCCATCCAAATGTCTTCAACAATCCTTCACGCAGCAAGATGATACAGGAAGCCGTGGATAACCGTGAGGCGCTGATCGCCGACAGCGGCGCGCTGGCTACCTGGACACCCGTGGAATCTACCGGCCGCAGCCCCAAGGATACAGTGACGGTCCGGCGGCCAGCCAGTGAAAACAACATTGACTGGACATCGCAGAATAACCTGCCCATCGATGAAGAGACGTTCGACATGCTCTTTGAGGATGCCCTGGCTTTCATGGCAAAAAAGAATAAGATATATGTCACCGACAGGGTCGTCGGCGCCGATGTAAGCTATGCCCTGCCTGTGCGGCTCGTCACTTCACATGCACTCCATGCCCTGTTTACCGACAACATGTTCAGGCCAGTTCCTGCTGATATCCATAAAAGCATCTTTGCCGGCAAAAGATTCAGTATTTTACAAATGCCCTATGATAAGCTGGATGAAAAAAAGTATGAAGGCAGGCTGCGGAAGCCGCCTGATGGCAAAACCTCCACGCTGGTGGTCGCCATTGATTTTGACCGCAGGATGGGCGTCATTGTCGGATCGGCCTATTGCGGCAGCGTCAAGAAGATGATGTTCACCGTCATGAACTACTACCTGCCCTTTGAAGGCATACTGCCGCTGCACTGTTCCGCCAATGAAGGAAAGGACGGGGCATCGGCACTGCTGCTCGGCCTGTCGGGCACAGGGAAAACGTCTCTCTCCGCCGACCCCCGCAGGGCTCTCCTCGGCGACGATGAGCATGGCTGGAGCGACACCGGCATCGCCAACTTCGAAAATGGCTGCTATGCGAAAATGATCAACATAAATCCTGCAAAGGAAAAGGACATCTATGACGCGGTCATGCACAAGGATCATTACCTGAATCACGGCGCCATTATCGAGAATGCCATGATATACCCCAATGGCAGGATAGATTATTTTGACGGACGTTTCACCGAGAATTCCCGGGCCTCCTATCCGCTGAGCTACCTGAAAAACATCAAAGAGTTGTCCACAGCAGGGCACCCGTCGACCATCCTCTTCCTCACTGCCGATGCCTGTGGTGTTTTGCCGCCGGTGTCGCGGTTGCACCCCGACCAGGCAATGCTGTGGTTTATGATGGGATACACCAGCAAGCTGGCAGGCACCGAAACAGGCATCACCGAGCCGCAGGCCACCTTCTCACGGTTCTTCGGCCAGCCATTTATGCCATGCAATCCACATATCTACGCCGAAATGCTGGGTGAAAAAATGAAGAAACACCACACGCGCGTGTTTCTCATCAACACAGGCTGGAGTGGTGGTGCCTATGGCACAGGTAAACGTATCGACATATCCCTCACGCGCAGAATGGTGGATGCAGCCCTGTCGGGCGAACTGGATCACGTGGAATATGTGGAGGATACGCTATTCCATTTGAATGTACCGCTCTCCTGCCCCGGCGTACCCCAGGAGATGCTCCTCCCTAAAAACACATGGGCTGATAAAGAGGCGTATGAGGTGGCAGCTAAAAAACTTGCACAGCAGTTCAGTTTCGCCTTTGGCAAGTGCTATGGCGGAAAAAATATCAGAGAAGGCATCATCAGCCAATGCCCGGGGAAATAGATTTCAATGATGATATGCCTCATTCCTCAGAATGGTGAATGCCCTGTATAGCTGCTCCATAAATATCACCCGCACCATCTGATGCGAAAACGTCATCATCGACAGCGCCACCATGCCGTTAGCCATTTTATATATCTTTGCATCAAAACCATAAGATCCCCCGATGATAAAAACCAGGTTCCTTATCCCGGCATTCATTTTATCCTGGATGAAACCGGCAAAATCCGGCGATGAAAAGTGTTTTCCTTTCTCATCGAGTAAAATGACCACATCATCCTGTTTAAGGTGCTTCAA contains:
- the rlmH gene encoding 23S rRNA (pseudouridine(1915)-N(3))-methyltransferase RlmH — its product is MKITLLMIGKTEEDWLRSGIAEYESRVKHYIPFTAVMIPALKQTRHLSAVQQKQEEGELILKHLKQDDVVILLDEKGKHFSSPDFAGFIQDKMNAGIRNLVFIIGGSYGFDAKIYKMANGMVALSMMTFSHQMVRVIFMEQLYRAFTILRNEAYHH
- a CDS encoding phosphoenolpyruvate carboxykinase (ATP), yielding MNNTSPLNYRLQAADEAHPNVFNNPSRSKMIQEAVDNREALIADSGALATWTPVESTGRSPKDTVTVRRPASENNIDWTSQNNLPIDEETFDMLFEDALAFMAKKNKIYVTDRVVGADVSYALPVRLVTSHALHALFTDNMFRPVPADIHKSIFAGKRFSILQMPYDKLDEKKYEGRLRKPPDGKTSTLVVAIDFDRRMGVIVGSAYCGSVKKMMFTVMNYYLPFEGILPLHCSANEGKDGASALLLGLSGTGKTSLSADPRRALLGDDEHGWSDTGIANFENGCYAKMININPAKEKDIYDAVMHKDHYLNHGAIIENAMIYPNGRIDYFDGRFTENSRASYPLSYLKNIKELSTAGHPSTILFLTADACGVLPPVSRLHPDQAMLWFMMGYTSKLAGTETGITEPQATFSRFFGQPFMPCNPHIYAEMLGEKMKKHHTRVFLINTGWSGGAYGTGKRIDISLTRRMVDAALSGELDHVEYVEDTLFHLNVPLSCPGVPQEMLLPKNTWADKEAYEVAAKKLAQQFSFAFGKCYGGKNIREGIISQCPGK